A window of Ignatzschineria indica genomic DNA:
ATTTCTGGAAAAACGCGATAGTAAGGACTGGCAATTCATCAGCTCTTTTTTGATTAATCATAATATCTGATCTTAAGAGAATTCGTGGAGAGGCGGGAGCCGACCATTTCATTCTTTTAACCGGTGCATGCCCGCCATTCGGCATCTTCGATGCCGAGGGTTATTACGATGGAATGTGATAGTTTCCGGTGATAGAAGATCTCCACTTGCCGGCGCACGATTTTTGGAAAAACGCGATAGTAAGAACCGGCACCGTTCAGTCTTTTCCATTTCAAAAATAACTGATGATAGAAGATCATCACTTGCTGGCGCTCAATATATGGAAATATGCAGGGGTGATCTCCGGCAACTCATCGGCCTCTTTTGTTTCAATGGATTGTTATTATGATTCTTAAGAGAGTTTGTTGAGCGGCGGGAGCCAACTATTTCATTCTTTTAACCGATGCATGCCCGCCATTCGGCATCTTCGATGCCGAGGGTTATTACGATGGAATGTGATAGTTTCCGGTGATAGAAGATCGCCACTTGCCGGCATGTGATTTCTGGAAGTATACAGGGGTAATCTCCGGCAATTCATCAGCCTCTGTTTTTCATTGTTTCACTCAATCAATCAAACTCATCCGCAATTGATCCGCTTTTTGGTTACAATATTGTTATTGTTGAAGTAATGAGACTGACAAGCGTAGAGTCTATCGGAAGATAACTTCTTAATATGCTATTAATCAAGGAGATTAAGTGATGAAGAGAGATGAGGATCGTGTAGTGGAAGGCTCGTTAGTGGAGAAGCTGACCCACCTTAATGCCGATGGTGAGGCGCATATGGTGGATGTGAGCGATAAAGCGATCACAAAACGCCGGGCGATTACAAGTGGCATGATTACTATGAATCAAGAGGCATTTTCTGCTTTGGTCGAGGAGCGCGTTACGAAGGGGAATGTCTTGGGAGTTGCCCGAATTGCGGCGATTCAAGCGGCAAAACGAACGGCCGATCTTATTCCGCTTTGCCATCCTCTTCCCCTGACAAAGGTGAATGTGGAGTTTAACCTCATGCCGGAGAAAAAGAGCGTTATTGCGACGGTAGAAGTGGTCACAAATGGCGTTACCGGTGTTGAGATGGAGGCTTTAACGGCAACATCTGTTGCGTTACTGACCATTTATGATATGTTAAAGGCCATTGATAAACGAATGGTGATCTCCGATATTGCCCTTGATCGAAAAACAGGTGGCAAGAGTGGTGACTTTATTCGTTAGTGCGAACTGATTTATTGCAAAAATTTGCGCAATAGATTACTATATCCCTCTTTTATTAGAATTGATGGTGTTCTTTGAATTACTCTACATTAACCATATGGCAGGCCATTGATCAACGTCTCGTTGTTGAAAATGTTCAATTACCGAAAAAACTCTTTCCCCGATTAGAGGAAGCGGTTGAAAAGGTCAATGGTGATATTGTTGTGTCTTTTGAGGCGGGCCTCGATGAGAGTCAGCATAAGTGCATTGTTGGACATGCGTTCGTCAATGTCGATGTTGAATGTCAACGTTGCCTTGAGCCGTTCCCGATTGATCTGGATGTCGATTTTCGATGGCTTCCTGTCAAAAGCGAATATGAAGCAGAGCTAGTAGGGGATGATGCTGATGTCATTATTATTGAAGATGTCGATATCATTAGCTTCTTATATCATCTTGAAGATGAGTTATTGATGGCATTGCCGATCATACCTTACCATGCAGATGATGAGCCTTGCGAAGGACGTGAGTTTTTAAAGAATCAAGAGCTGCCAGAAGAAGAGGAGAAGAAGAATCCTTTTGCTGTTCTGTCAGATCTATTGGATTAGGTAGATCTTTCTATCACTTGAAAGAATATAGTTTAATTAGGAGTAGTTAAAATGGCTGTACAAAAATCGAAGGTAACTCGTTCAAAAAGAGGAATGCGTCGTGCGCATGATTTCTTAACTTCACGCCCAGTAAGCATCGATAAGACTTCAGGAGAGATGCATTTACGTCACCACGTAACTGCTGATGGTTTCTATCGTGGCCGTAAAGTTATCACTAAAAACGAACAAGTTGTCGATCAAGAATAATCTTTAACGACTGTTAGAGGTTGATAGACATATATCGGAAAACCTACGCCTTGTCTTGTTCGAAGATAGCGTAGGTTTTTTATTATGAGTTTCTCTCCTATTTCCCCGCAATTGAGTAGTGATAGCAGAGCGGGATGAGAATCTGTTATCAGTTGATGTTAAAAATTAGGAATCAGCAACGTGATTAAGAGCAATCAAGTGCCTGTAAAGCTCGCAGTAGACATGATGAGTGGTGACAATGGCGCACCAGAGTATATCCCCGCAGTTGTGAGTGCGTTAAATGCACATGATAATCTTTCTGTCCTTGCTGTCGGAAAAGAGGATGTTTTACAGCCCCTTTTAGCTGATCAGCCCCACTTTAAATCAGGCCGAATCACTATTGTGTCGGCAACAGAAGTAGTGGAGATGGATGATGCACCCCAAAGTGCGCTTCGTAATAAGAAGGATTCATCGATGCGTGTTGCCATCAATTGCGTTAAAGCAGGCGAGGCCGATGTTGCAATGTCTGCCGGAAATACTGGGGCGCTCTTAGCAACGGCAAAATTTGTCTTAAAGACACTTCCTGGCATCATGCGCCCGGCAATTTGTACTTCGATCCCCTCACTTCGTGAGCGTGGTTATGTGCATCTTTTAGATCTCGGTGCGAATGTGGATGTAACCCCTGAGCATCTCTACCAATTTGCGGTGATGGGTTCACTCCTCTCTTCAGTGGTCAGTGGCGATCCGGCGCCGAAAGTCTCTTTAATGAATATTGGGACGGAAGCGATGAAGGGGAATGAGTTAGTGCGAGGAACGGTTCCGCTAATGGAGGGATCAGATCTTAACTATATCGGCTTTACAGAGCCCGATGGGATCTTCTTTGATGATGTTGATGTGATTGTTTCTGATGGTTTTACCGGCAATATTGCACTAAAAACATTGGAAGGGACAGTGAAGATGATTGTCCAGCAGCTAGGAAACTCCTTTAAGAAGAATCTTCTTACAAAATGTGCGGCAGTTGTCTCAATGCCGGTTTTAAAAGATCTTAAAAATAGAATGGATCCTCGTAAACATAATGGTGCAAGTCTCTTAGGTTTACGCGGAATTGTTGTAAAATCACATGGGAATGCAGATCGTATCTCTTTTCAAAATGCGATAGAGATATCTGTTAAGCTTGTAGAGCAACAAATAATTGATAAGATGAGAAAACAATTTGAAACTGCGGAGAATCAGCAGTCAAACGAATAGGTTGGATAAGGATGAATTCAAGAATAATCGGAACTGGGCAATATTTGCCAAAAAATATTGTGACAAATGAGCAATTGTCCAAAACTGTTGATACAACGCATGAGTGGATTGTAGAGCGGACTGGAATCTGCCAGCGCCATATTGCCGATGAGAGCGATACAACAGCGGGTTTAGCATATGAAGCTGCGAAACAAGCTTTGCAAGATGCCAATATTGATGCAGATGAACTAGATTTGATTGTTCTTGCAACAACAACGCCAGATCAGACATATCCATCAACAGCAACATTAGTGCAAGATATGCTTGGAAATCACCATGCGGCTTCCTTCGATATTAGTGCAGCTTGTTCAGGATTTATCTACGCTTTAGCAATTGCCGATAACTTTATTAAAGCAGGCTCTGCGAAAAAAGCGATGGTGATCGGTTCTGAGATCTACTCTCGCGTGCTCGATTGGAGTGATCGGACCACCTGTGTTCTCTTTGGAGATGGTGCTGCAGCTGTGATCCTTGAGGCAACAGAGGAAGAGGGAATTATCTCCACCCATATTCATGCAGATGGTGCGTATAAAGATCTTCTTTCAGTGAAGAAGAGTGTTATCTCGCGTGAAGATGTCTATCCTTATGTGCAGATGAAGGGGAATGAGGTATTTCGTCATGCAGTGACTAAGTTGCATGAGATTGTTGATGAGACCTTAAC
This region includes:
- a CDS encoding YceD family protein, whose translation is MNYSTLTIWQAIDQRLVVENVQLPKKLFPRLEEAVEKVNGDIVVSFEAGLDESQHKCIVGHAFVNVDVECQRCLEPFPIDLDVDFRWLPVKSEYEAELVGDDADVIIIEDVDIISFLYHLEDELLMALPIIPYHADDEPCEGREFLKNQELPEEEEKKNPFAVLSDLLD
- the moaC gene encoding cyclic pyranopterin monophosphate synthase MoaC, which produces MEKLTHLNADGEAHMVDVSDKAITKRRAITSGMITMNQEAFSALVEERVTKGNVLGVARIAAIQAAKRTADLIPLCHPLPLTKVNVEFNLMPEKKSVIATVEVVTNGVTGVEMEALTATSVALLTIYDMLKAIDKRMVISDIALDRKTGGKSGDFIR
- the plsX gene encoding phosphate acyltransferase PlsX, which produces MIKSNQVPVKLAVDMMSGDNGAPEYIPAVVSALNAHDNLSVLAVGKEDVLQPLLADQPHFKSGRITIVSATEVVEMDDAPQSALRNKKDSSMRVAINCVKAGEADVAMSAGNTGALLATAKFVLKTLPGIMRPAICTSIPSLRERGYVHLLDLGANVDVTPEHLYQFAVMGSLLSSVVSGDPAPKVSLMNIGTEAMKGNELVRGTVPLMEGSDLNYIGFTEPDGIFFDDVDVIVSDGFTGNIALKTLEGTVKMIVQQLGNSFKKNLLTKCAAVVSMPVLKDLKNRMDPRKHNGASLLGLRGIVVKSHGNADRISFQNAIEISVKLVEQQIIDKMRKQFETAENQQSNE
- a CDS encoding beta-ketoacyl-ACP synthase III, with amino-acid sequence MNSRIIGTGQYLPKNIVTNEQLSKTVDTTHEWIVERTGICQRHIADESDTTAGLAYEAAKQALQDANIDADELDLIVLATTTPDQTYPSTATLVQDMLGNHHAASFDISAACSGFIYALAIADNFIKAGSAKKAMVIGSEIYSRVLDWSDRTTCVLFGDGAAAVILEATEEEGIISTHIHADGAYKDLLSVKKSVISREDVYPYVQMKGNEVFRHAVTKLHEIVDETLTAANLTGSDIDWLIPHQANLRIMTATAKRAGMPLEKMIVTVDQHANTSAASIPLALDVARKDGRVKKGDLVLMEAFGGGFTWGSALVRM
- the rpmF gene encoding 50S ribosomal protein L32; translation: MAVQKSKVTRSKRGMRRAHDFLTSRPVSIDKTSGEMHLRHHVTADGFYRGRKVITKNEQVVDQE